The nucleotide window GCTTTTGAGGAAGGTATCCGCCACAGCCGGGACTGCCACCGACTACTCCAAAGGGCGGAAGAACGCATTGAAATGATTTTGAAAAACGAACACGGCGAGTACGAGGTAGTTCCGATGAAGAACACCGAATAGCACGCCCTGACGCTCAGTTTCGGACTGCACTTGCAGTCGTGGTCCTGCTTCCAAAAGCAGAACCTAATGACGCCAGAAAACAATAGGCACAATCATTCAGAAGCTCAGATCACGATGAAATATTGAGGAACTGTCTTTCCTCAGCTTCAACGAATCGAATTTTGAACCCCAAATTTGTTGGATCCTGGTTTTCACAGTTTTGAAATCTTCATGACTTTGTCTGAAGAAATCACAGCAATCAAAGTATTGTTGGACTGCTGAAAATCTGGGCAAAGTTAGTCTTTGAATCCAACTAACTGAAGCCTACTCCAAACTCTTTCTGTCCGCCAATAGGTTACTGCCACTAGAAGACCCACCTCTTGGAACCAAGCGTCATCATCTCCAATTTCCTTACGAAGGAGAAGGATGTCAGATTCCAACAAAAACATGCTGATCAATGTCGAAGATGATGAAACACGTATCGCGATTGCCAACAATCAGATGCTTGACAATCTCTACATTGATTACACCCACCGAGCCCAAACCGTAGGGAATATTTACATCGGTAATGTGGTGAAGATCCAATCCTCATT belongs to SAR324 cluster bacterium and includes:
- a CDS encoding exodeoxyribonuclease VII small subunit is translated as MAESHSFEDSLQQLNEAVRRLESGDLALEEALQAFEEGIRHSRDCHRLLQRAEERIEMILKNEHGEYEVVPMKNTE